One part of the Anopheles coustani chromosome 2, idAnoCousDA_361_x.2, whole genome shotgun sequence genome encodes these proteins:
- the LOC131263389 gene encoding zinc finger protein 70-like has product MEPKYRCRICLDYTNNCSSLFAKNNGTSIAQMVKFCAGVQITEEDDLPRYVCTNCSEETTFAYMFVNKCRKSDAELRTQQILGPHEKNISGRQSECLETVVQREVRSDGVDEAGELSVEFYDIELLDDTVDGASLHSWPDHPRDDESTETNNEVEPEEWVLLEEEVLCESEDEETELPCNVLDESSTEQHDKCTNRIDYSDRSDDSIYFCCNTDCTSTFTSKPKLIEHFQSLHGENESESECASETSCNRCRNCSQSFRSVDELKRHENRLQLKQAALCRRQFGRPKLYPSIFDASEKICCGCFERFPTTEELLAHSETTHAIRKTAIDPDRPAQCQICYKLFRSESHVRTHLISVYKSRKFRCTDCDARYTTASKLAHHRLVQHAGHRKYVCEQCGVGLKSEHNLKMHSLLHREKREVCKTCGLRFHRKSNLKVHQRIHADTFYYACTHCPKQMKTMSQLKEHVKVHTKEKPYACRYCDKRFRYCTDRTRHEMVHTGNYPFECSGCSKKFARSFSYYRHRNKCGESNGVSYSRSTALDNDT; this is encoded by the exons ATGGAGCCCAAGTATAGGTGTAGAATTTGCCTCGACTACACCAACAATTGTTCATCGTTGTTCGCCAAAAACAATGGGACCAGTATCGCACAGATGGTAAAGTTCTGTGCCGGTGTGCag ATTACCGAAGAGGATGATTTGCCACGCTATGTCTGTACGAACTGCAGCGAAGAAACGACATTTGCTTACATGTTTGTGAATAAATGTCGAAAATCGGATGCAGAACTACGAACTCAACAGATACTTGGACCTCA TGAGAAGAACATTTCTGGCAGGCAAAGTGAATGTTTGGAAACCGTGGTTCAGCGGGAGGTACGATCGGACGGTGTTGATGAAGCTGGTGAGCTGAGTGTGGAGTTTTACGACATTGAATTATTGGACGATACTGTCGATGGAGCATCTTTGCACAGTTGGCCCGACCATCCTAGGGACGATGAATCGACAGAGACCAACAATGAAGTGGAGCCGGAAGAATGGGTACTCCTTGAAGAAGAGGTCCTATGTGAAAGCGAAGACGAAGAAACAGAGCTACCTTGTAACGTACTGGACGAGAGTAGTACAGAACAACACGATAAGTGTACGAACCGGATAGATTACTCTGACCGAAGCGATGATTCAATATATTTCTGCTGCAACACTGATTGTACATCAACGTTCACCTCAAAACCAAAGCTCATCGAACACTTTCAATCGCTGCATGGGGAAAACGAGTCAGAGAGCGAATGTGCAAGCGAAACTTCTTGTAATCGGTGCAGAAACTGCAGCCAATCGTTTCGATCAGTGGATGAACTAAAACGCCACGAAAACAGGCTTCAACTTAAGCAGGCCGCTCTCTGTCGGCGACAGTTCGGGCGACCCAAACTCTATCCCAGCATATTCGATGCGTCCGAGAAGATTTGCTGCGGATGCTTTGAACGTTTCCCCACGACGGAGGAACTGCTCGCACACAGTGAAACAACCCATGCCATCCGCAAAACGGCCATCGATCCAGACCGTCCTGCTCAGTGCCAGatatgctacaaactgtttcgCTCCGAGTCGCACGTACGAACGCATCTAATTTCCGTATATAAATCGCGCAAGTTTCGGTGCACCGATTGTGACGCACGCTACACGACCGCATCGAAACTGGCGCACCATCGACTTGTTCAGCACGCGGGTCACCGGAAGTACGTGTGTGAGCAATGTGGAGTCGGCCTAAAGTCGGAGCATAATCTCAAAATGCACAGCCTACTGCACCGGGAAAAGCGTGAAGTGTGCAAAACATGTGGATTACGTTTTCACCGGAAATCAAACCTGAAGGTACACCAGCGCATACACGCGGACACCTTCTACTACGCGTGTACGCACTGTCCGAAGCAGATGAAGACGATGTCGCAGCTCAAGGAACACGTGAAGGTGCATACCAAGGAAAAACCGTACGCGTGCCGGTACTGTGATAAACGATTTCGGTACTGCACCGATCGCACCAGGCACGAAATGGTACACACGGGGAATTATCCTTTCGAGTGTAGCGGGTGTTCGAAAAAGTTTGCTCGCAGCTTCTCCTACTATCGGCATCGAAACAAGTGCGGGGAAAGTAACGGAGTGTCCTACAGTAGATCAACAGCATTAGACAACGATACGTAG